One Glycine soja cultivar W05 chromosome 2, ASM419377v2, whole genome shotgun sequence genomic region harbors:
- the LOC114393621 gene encoding uncharacterized protein LOC114393621 isoform X2, whose translation MAGYISLLQCWIYEHFPSVHRSVVDDGYAEASPRACRWLTCKAHMTGIKGAPYRARIDALTVTDVCWMPYAEHWGVRGYDLISSYMGQVRWGPIIVYLRPERVIRQMGYIPTVPPPSVRDSLTCTDIDDRWVQFSDHVAPTGELCVVPGQVAPDYMEWFFQISHPFVTSTEDTVELRPTPPPPTHDDDFVEPPIAEVPVALDPPTHSVDGKDC comes from the exons ATGGCTGGTTACATTTCACTACTTCAG TGCTGGATTTACGAGCACTTTCCATCAGTCCACAGGTCTGTTGTTGACGATGGTTATGCTGAGGCTAGCCCACGTGCCTGTAGGTGGCTTACATGTAAGGCCCATATGACCGGGATTAAGGGAGCCCCTTATAGAGCACGTATTGATGCCCTGACAGTCACTGACGTCTGTTGGATGCCGTATGCTGAGCATTGGGGAGTTCGGGGCTATGACTTGATCTCCTCGTACATGGGGCAAGTCAGATGGGGTCCGATCATCGTCTACCTTCGACCAGAGAGGGTGATTCGGCAGATGGGGTACATTCCGACCGTTCCTCCACCATCGGTTCGTGATTCGTTGACATGTACTGATATAGACGACCGGTGGGTACAGTTTTCAGATCATGTAGCGCCTACAGGGGAGCTCTGTGTAGTTCCTGGGCAGGTGGCCCCAGactacatggagtggttttttCAGATTTCGCACCCCTTTGTGACGTCGACGGAGGACACTGTTGAGCTGAGACCTACGCCTCCCCCTCCCACTCATGATGATGACTTCGTGGAGCCACCTATCGCCGAGGTTCCAGTCGCGTTAGATCCCCCTACGCATTCTGTG GATGGGAAGGATTGTTGA
- the LOC114375948 gene encoding agamous-like MADS-box protein AGL62, giving the protein MSNKRNLQVTFSKRRTGIFKKASELTTLCGMNLAVIMSSPGNRVFSFGSPSVDSVIQHYTAQGPPPLLNLELNEASIDEHELHVHLNNLSDQIAAEKKHKKDLNRMLNAAEEHVWFVMPIKSMNDAQLETYKKMLEELKTYANEKREKLLQRLPNTSMGVATLTHDFRF; this is encoded by the coding sequence ATGAGCAACAAGCGTAACCTTCAAGTTACGTTCTCAAAGCGTCGCACCGGAATTTTCAAGAAGGCTAGTGAGCTTACCACCCTTTGTGGCATGAATCTTGCTGTAATTATGTCCTCACCTGGTAATCGGGTTTTCTCCTTCGGCAGCCCTAGTGTGGATTCTGTTATTCAACACTACACCGCACAGGGCCCACCTCCCCTCCTCAACCTAGAGCTGAATGAGGCCTCCATAGACGAGCATGAGCTCCATGTGCACCTTAACAACTTGTCCGACCAAATTGCTGCAGAGAAGAAGCACAAAAAGGATCTAAATCGTATGTTGAATGCTGCGGAGGAACACGTTTGGTTTGTCATGCCAATCAAAAGCATGAATGATGCCCAACTAGAGACGTATAAGAAAATGTTGGAGGAGCTAAAGACGTATGCTAATGAAAAACGTGAGAAGCTCCTCCAGCGCCTTCCCAACACCTCTATGGGAGTAGCCACACTGACCCATGACTTTAGGTTTTAA
- the LOC114393621 gene encoding uncharacterized protein LOC114393621 isoform X1, whose amino-acid sequence MAGYISLLQCWIYEHFPSVHRSVVDDGYAEASPRACRWLTCKAHMTGIKGAPYRARIDALTVTDVCWMPYAEHWGVRGYDLISSYMGQVRWGPIIVYLRPERVIRQMGYIPTVPPPSVRDSLTCTDIDDRWVQFSDHVAPTGELCVVPGQVAPDYMEWFFQISHPFVTSTEDTVELRPTPPPPTHDDDFVEPPIAEVPVALDPPTHSVLIAQHVSGWEGLLSIWSASSTSGW is encoded by the exons ATGGCTGGTTACATTTCACTACTTCAG TGCTGGATTTACGAGCACTTTCCATCAGTCCACAGGTCTGTTGTTGACGATGGTTATGCTGAGGCTAGCCCACGTGCCTGTAGGTGGCTTACATGTAAGGCCCATATGACCGGGATTAAGGGAGCCCCTTATAGAGCACGTATTGATGCCCTGACAGTCACTGACGTCTGTTGGATGCCGTATGCTGAGCATTGGGGAGTTCGGGGCTATGACTTGATCTCCTCGTACATGGGGCAAGTCAGATGGGGTCCGATCATCGTCTACCTTCGACCAGAGAGGGTGATTCGGCAGATGGGGTACATTCCGACCGTTCCTCCACCATCGGTTCGTGATTCGTTGACATGTACTGATATAGACGACCGGTGGGTACAGTTTTCAGATCATGTAGCGCCTACAGGGGAGCTCTGTGTAGTTCCTGGGCAGGTGGCCCCAGactacatggagtggttttttCAGATTTCGCACCCCTTTGTGACGTCGACGGAGGACACTGTTGAGCTGAGACCTACGCCTCCCCCTCCCACTCATGATGATGACTTCGTGGAGCCACCTATCGCCGAGGTTCCAGTCGCGTTAGATCCCCCTACGCATTCTGTG TTGATTGCACAACACGTGTCAGGATGGGAAGGATTGTTGAGCATTTGGAGCGCGTCATCAACCTCAGGATGGTGA
- the LOC114393621 gene encoding uncharacterized protein LOC114393621 isoform X3, with product MVRTRGLRRVVGTGRGRDLSQDVAEDVPCRRRPTASARRQRVTQRVEDVPQLAEDVPHAPDGSPERTGVADGAESDRVASDGTTADDEGFPSGPRDPSDLIGFADHVAHNIWSGQERPDLKFVSHGRKVDKFGRPAAEIEGMIATTGLDPLISAGFTSTFHQSTGLLLTMVMLRLAHVPVGGLHVRPI from the exons atggttagaacaCGAGGTCTGCGTCGTGTGGTAGGCACAGGTAGAGGCAGAGACCTTAGTCAGGATGTGGCTGAGGATGTTCCTTGCCGTCGTAGGCCCACTGCCTCAGCACGTAGGCAACGGGTTACCCAGAGAGTCGAGGATGTTCCTCAGTTGGCTGAGGATGTGCCTCATGCGCCTGATGGTAGCCCAGAGAGGACAGGAGTCGCCGATGGTGCTGAGTCTGATCGAGTGGCTAGTGATGGAACAACTGCTGATGATGAGGGGTTCCCCAGTGGGCCACGCGATCCATCTGATTTGATAGGATTTGCTGATCATGTGGCACACAACATATGGAGTGGACAG GAGCGACCCGATCTCAAGTTTGTCTCCCATGGTAGGAAAGTAGATAAATTTGGGAGACCGGCTGCTGAGATCGAAGGTATGATTGCGACCACCGGATTGGATCCATTGATCAG TGCTGGATTTACGAGCACTTTCCATCAGTCCACAGGTCTGTTGTTGACGATGGTTATGCTGAGGCTAGCCCACGTGCCTGTAGGTGGCTTACATGTAAGGCCCATATGA